The Peribacillus simplex genome contains the following window.
CCAATGGGCAGCCACTTGAAGAAAAGGCGAATTCATTAATAGATATGGCCAATCACTACGGTGGGGAAGATAATATCACTCTTGTGCTTGTTCAATTTACTGAAGAAAGTGAAAGCAGGTGAATTGAATGTTGATTGGTAGAAGAATCAACGGCCGTTATAAACTGATCGAGATGGTCGGTGGCGGCGGTATGGCGAATGTTTACCTTGCAAGGGATATGATTTTAGATAGGGATGTTGCATTGAAAATCCTTCGCATGGATTTTAATAACGACGAAGAGTTCATCAAGCGCTTCAATCGGGAAGCTCAATCGGCAACCAGTTTGGCCCATCCCAATATCGTAAGCATTTATGATGTCGGTGAAGAAGAGTCCATCTATTATATTGTAATGGAATACGTGGACGGTTTTACACTTAAGCAATACATACAAAAATATTATCCCATTCCAGTTGATAAAGCCTTGGATATCATGAAGCAAATCACGGCAGCTATTTCCCATGCCCATCATAATGGGATCATCCATCGTGACATCAAGCCACAGAACATTTTGATTGATAAAGAAGGAACCGTCAAGATTACGGACTTTGGAATTGCATTGGCCCTGAGTGCAACAAATATAACTCAGACTAACGCAGTCTTAGGCTCTGTTCATTATTTATCTCCAGAACAGGCTAGAGGCGGAATGGCCAATAAAAAGTCGGACATTTATTCACTTGGCATCGTCATGTTTGAATTACTGACGGGGAGATTGCCTTTTTCGGGTGAATCTGCCGTTTCGATAGCTCTTAAACATTTACAATCGGAAACTCCTTCGCCAAAACGCTGGAACTCTGAAATACCTCAGAGTGTGGAAAATATCATCTTGAAAGCGACAGCCAAAGATTCATATTACCGCTATGAGAGCGTAGACTCAATGGAAGATGACATTCGGACGTCACTTAATCCTGAACGTTCAAATGAACTGCCTTTTGCGATTCCTGAAGATCATGATGCGACCAAAGCCATCCCTGTCATTACGGACGATCAGCTTTCAAGCATAGATGAGACTATCATTAGAGGTCCGGAAAAAAATACTTTAGTCTATGCGGATGATGGGGAAAGTGGATCAGAAGCAGAGAGTAAATCGAAGAAACAAAAGAAACAGAAGAAACAGAAAAAACAAAAAACGAAGTCGGAACAAAAAGATAAAAAGCGAAAGAAAATGCCTGCCATTTTGGTGACCACCTTTTTAGTACTTGCCCTACTTGCTGTTTTATCTGTCACTGTTTTACCTTCCCTCTTTGGTTCGAAGGAAGTGACGATCCCTGACCTTAAAGGGAAAGAATTGGATGATGCCATTACTGAATTGCTTAAATTGGATTTGGTCATCGGAGATACGATTGGGATTGAAGATGAAGAGGTTGATGCGGACCTTGTGATCAAAACCAACCCTAAGGCAGGTAAGACTGTCAAGGCAGGTGCAGAAGTCAATATTTACCAAAGTATTGGTAAAGAAACGATTTCATTGTCCAGCTATGAAGGTCGAGATTACTCAGATGTCAAATCATTGCTTGATAAAATGGGATTCAAAAACATAATCGTGACCGAAAAATATGATGACAGTGCTCCCGGTACAATCATAGAACAAAGGCCTTCGGGTGCCACTGATATCGTACCATCGGAAACGGAGCTTGAGTTAACGGTCAGTAAAGGGGAAGATTTATTGAGCTTGAAGAACTTAACAGGGTTCAATGAAACTGGCCTTAATGATTATTCCAGTGATAGTGGAATAAAGGTCGATGTGGAAAAAGAAGTCTATGATGATTCCGTTGCAGAGGGGCTTGTCATTTCCCAGTCACCAGAACCGGGTACGAAGGTGGAAAGGGGCGGTACGGTGAAAGTGGTCCTTTCAAAAGGGAAAGAAGAGATTCCTCCTAAGAAGGTAACGGAGGAAATCAAAATCGAGTATGATCCGGTTGAGCCGGGCAAAGCCCAAAAGATACAAATTTTCATTGAGGATATCAACAATAGCATGACGGAGCCTAAAGAAACATTCTTTATCGTGGAAAATGCCAAGCGAACGATCGAATTAACGGTTTCCCCGGATAAGAAAGCAGGATATAAAGTCATGCGGGATAATCAGGTCATCATCGACCAGGCCGTCTCTTATCCAGAATAAATTTAATAATTAGGAGTGTGGTTATGCCCGAAGGAAAAATTATCAAAGCATTAAGTGGATTTTATTATGTCCTTGATGGAGAAGAGGTCTATCAATGCCGGGGACGGGGAGTATTCAGGAAAAATAAGGTAACTCCACTTGTAGGTGATTATGTTGTTTTTCAAGCGGAAAATAAAACGGATGGGACCGTTACCGAAATAAAACCGCGAAAGAATGAATTGATCCGACCGCAAATATCAAATGTAGACCAAGCCATCCTAGTCTTTTCGGCAGTAGAACCTGAATTCAGTCCAGCTTTGCTTGATCGATTTCTCGTACTAATTGAAGATAACGAGATCGAACCCATTATCGTTGTGACCAAACTTGACTTGGTTACTTCTGAAAACCAGCAGAAATTGTCTCAGTATATCAAGGACTACCAGAAACTTGGCTATACTGTACTGGAGACATCTTCAGTTACCGCTGGAGGCATTGAAGGACTAGTACCGTATTTAGAAGGAAAAACGAGTGTATTTGCCGGTCAGTCCGGTGTTGGGAAATCGTCTTTGTTGAATGCAATCAATCCTGAATTGGCTTTAAAGACAGATGATATTTCGTCACACCTAGGACGTGGGAAGCATACCACCCGCCATGTTGAATTGATTCACATTGGCTCTGGGCTTGTCGCGGATACACCAGGTTTCAGTTCACTTGAATTCATGGAAATGGAAGCTGAACGGTTATCCTATTGCTTCCCGGAAATGCATAAGCATGGGGAGGACTGTAAATTTCGGGCTTGTCTGCATGATAAAGAACCGAAGTGCGCTGTGAAGGGTGCGGTGGATTCCGGGGAAATTCCACTTTATCGATATGAGCATTATATGCAATTCTTAGAGGAAATCAGAGATAGAAAGCCGAGGTATTAAAATGGTTAAAATCGCACCATCCATTTTATCAGCTAACTTTGCAAAATTGGGGGAAGAAATTCTAGATGTAGAAAGGGGCGGAGCGGATTTAATCCATATAGATGTCATGGATGGACATTTCGTGCCGAATATTACGATAGGTCCGTTAATCGTCGATGCTATCCGACCGGTGACGAAACTTCCGCTTGATGTTCACTTAATGATTGCACAACCTGATCGTTATATCGAGGCATTTGCGAAAGCAGGAGCCGATTATATAACTGTGCATTTAGAGGCATGCACCCATTTGCATCGGACGATCCAATTGATTAAATCTTTTGGTGTAAAGGCAGGAGTGGTGCTTAATCCAGCCACACCAGCTTCCTTGATCCAACCTATAATTGAAGATATTGATATGGTATTGTTGATGACAGTTAACCCGGGTTTTGGCGGGCAAAAGTTCATTACATCCGTACTGCCCAAAATTGCCGAGGTGAAGGCGATGGCAGAAATGTATAATCAAAATCTGGAAATAGAGATTGATGGTGGAGTAAACGAAGAAACGGCTAAACTATGTATTGAACAAGGGGCGACAGTCCTGGTGGCCGGATCGGCAATCTATAATCAAGAAGATCGACACGCAGCAATTCAAAAGATTCGGGGAAAGTGATATAAGCCGACACTATCATATTCATATGATAGTGATCGGCTTTTTTTATCAATTAAACAAAGGCATCTTGGATATGAATATACATAGAAAAGGATGATTTCGATGATTATTAGTATAATGGCTGGAGGTCCGGAATGTTTTTGGCCGGATCTGACGTGGTATAAGGAGATGACTGATCTTTGGGTCGGGGTTGACAGGGGAGTCTGGGCCTTGCTTGAAAAAGGTATCGAACCTAAGTACGGTTTTGGGGATTTTGATTCAGTTTCGGAAGATGAATATAAGAAGATTGAGCAAACACTGGAACAAATCAATCTATATTCTTCAGAAAAGGATGAAACGGATTTAGAAATTGCATTTAAATGGGCTCTAGGGCAAAAACCAAGTGAAATTCACATTCTGGGCGGTACAGGGGGAAGAATGGATCATTTTCTTGGTAATATCCAGCTGCTCCAAAAAGAAAGTGTCCTCCCTTTTCATGAAGACATTGATATATACATAGTCGATCAGCAAAATATATTCACAGTGAAAACAGCGGGTTCATATGAGGTCGCTGCTTTGAAAGATAAGAAATACATGTCATTGCTCCCAGTAACGGCGGAAGTCAGCGGCATTACACTATCAGGCTTCAAATACCCACTGAGTGATGCAAGCCTGGAAATGGGTTCGACGCTTTGCATCAGCAATGAACTAATTTCCGAATCTGGGAATGTTTCATTTGAGAAAGGCATATTAATGGTGATAAGAAGCAGTGATTAAAATTCATGCTTAGAGCAGATTCGGATATAATTTTCAATCATCCTATATCCGCTTAAAAGCTTATGTTGTAATAGAAAAATTCCACTTCATCTTTTATTGTGGGATGCAAAGAGGAGGGGCATGATGAAATTTTATACGATTAAATTGCCAAAAGTTCTGGGCAGTTTGGTAAGGGCTATGCTCGGAGCGTTTAAAAAAGGCTGATACTTATCTCCATGACACCTCTCAAATTTAGGGAGGTGTTATTCTTCGGGATTTCTGGGGGATGATGAAAGGGGTTGGCCATCTATTAATGGGTGATGACTTCTTTTCTTGATGCAGACTAGACCTGATCATCAAAATAAAACCATCCCCATTAAAATGCCGGCCAATACAAGTAAAAAGGCATCCTAAGAGGATGCCGTAACATTATACGCGTTCTACTTTGCCCGATTTAAGAGCTCTTGCAGAAACGTATACACGTTTAGGTTTACCGTCAACTAAAATACGTACTTTTTGAAGGTTAGCGCCCCATGTACGCTTGCTAGCGTTCATTGCGTGAGAGCGGCTGTTACCAGAACGAGTTCTTCTTCCAGTGATTACACATTTACGTGCCATGTTAAATTCCCTCCTAACTACAACAAGCTTAAGTTTTTCGCAGTCGTCTTAAGTCTTTGTAAAATACTTTAATAATTTATCATACCTACCGTTAGAATGCAATACTTCAGTTAATTACTTTCAAGAAAAATACCTTGACATACATACTTTAAAATTGAATTATATAAAGTGCCGTACGACATTTACTTTTAAAACCATTGACATTATAGTAAAATGTCTATAGTTGACTTGATTTTTTGGGAGGGAAAAGAAAATGTCTATCGAATTACAAACGAAATATGGACAAATTGATATCTCTAATGATGTTATCGCTACTGTAGCAGGCGGCGCAGCTGTGGATTGCTACGGAATTATAGGAATGGCTTCCAAAAAACAATTTAAAGACGGCATTGCCGAAATTTTAAGAAAAGAAAACTTTACTAAGGGTGTAATAGTCCGTCAAGAAGAGGAAGAAGTTCATATCGATATGTTTATTATCGTAAGTTATGGAACGAAAATCTCGGAAGTTGCTCATAATGTGCAATCAAAGGTAAAATACACTTTGAACAAAACTGTAGGATTGGCTGTTGATTCCGTTAACATTTTTGTACAGGGTGTTCGTGTGACGAACCCTTAAGTAATAGGAGGAAAGTTTTGTGTCAATTACAAGTTTAAACGGAAAGCGCTTTGCCGAAATGATCATTCAAGGTTCCAACCATTTAGCGGCAAACGCCCAAATGGTTGATGCGTTGAATGTTTTCCCTGTTCCAGATGGAGATACTGGGACGAATATGAATTTATCGATGACTTCCGGAGCGAAGGAAGTGCAAAATAACGTCCAGGAACATATTGGGAAAGTGGGTACATCTCTTTCAAGAGGACTGTTAATGGGCGCTCGCGGGAATTCAGGTGTTATCCTTTCTCAACTTTTTCGCGGTTTTGCTAAAGCGATTGAACATAAATCGGAAATCAATAGTGAAGAATTCGCCCAAGCTTTTGAAGCTGGGGTTCAGACAGCTTATAAGGCAGTAATGAAACCTGTTGAAGGAACCATCTTAACGGTTGCAAAAGATGCAGCAAAGCAAGCGGTTTCATCAGCAGCAAACCACCAAGACCTTATTCAGGTAATGGAAGAAATCGTTACGGAGGCCAATGCTTCATTAAAACGTACACCGGATCTTCTTCCGGTCCTAAAAGAAGTGGGAGTCGTAGACAGCGGCGGGCAAGGGTTAGTGTTTGTATATGAAGGCTTCCTTGCTGTGCTGAAAGGTGAGGCACTTCCAGTCCGTTCTGCTAATGGCCCAAGTATGGATGACATGATCAATGCCGAACACCATATGAACGTACAAGGGCATATGAATACGGAAGATATCTTGTATGGTTACTGCACGGAATTCATGGTCCGATTGGAAAGTGAAAAACTTGCCAATAAATCGTTTGATGAAGAAAAATTCCGAAATGATTTAAGTGAATACGGAGATTCCTTATTAGTCATCTCTGATGATGAAGTTGTCAAAGTACATATTCACTCTGAACAGCCTGGCACGTGCCTGAATTATGGACAGCAATACGGTAGTTTAATCAAACTGAAAATCGATAATATGCGTGAACAGCATACTGCGATAGTAGGTGAATCGAATACATCGCTTCAAACGAAACCGTCAACCAAAGAGAAGTACGGTGTAGTGTCCGTAGCTATGGGTGCTGGCATAAGCGAGTTATTCAAAAGCATCGGCGCTAAGTCTGTCATCGAAGGCGGGCAAACGATGAATCCTAGCACGGAAGATATTGTTAAAGCGGTTGAAGAGGCATATGCAGATCATGTCATCATCTTGCCTAACAATAAAAATATCATCATGGCGGCCAATCAAGCTGCAGATGTACTTGGTGATCATGTGACTGTTATACCAACGAAAACGGTACCACAGGGAATGGCAGCATTGTTGGCTTTCAACCCTTCACTAGATGCTGAAGAGAATAAAAAAGCGATGATTGAAGCTCTTTCGCATGTGAAAACGGGCCAGATTACTTATGCTGTGCGGGATACCAGCATTGACGGCCTTGCAATTGAGACCGGTGACTTCATGGGAATCGCTGAAGGAACCATCAAAGTCAAGGATAAAGACATGACTCAAGCGGCAAAAGACCTTCTCTCCGATATGATTGACGAAGAATCCGAAATCCTTACCATTTTATATGGAGAGGATGCAACGGCAGAAGATGTCGAAGGTCTTGTTGCGTTTTGTAATGAGAATTTCGAAGACGTTGAAGTTGAAGTCCATAATGGGAAACAACCTTTATATTCTTTCATTTTTTCAATTGAATAAAAAGAGTATCATAAGATAAGTGAGACTTCATCGACTCTTTGTTTGAAGGACCTGAAAAAAATAAAAGGCAATAAACTGCATAAGTCATTAGGCTATGCAGTTTTATTTTTGTGAAATGAAGGATTACGAACAGCATGAATGGAATTACAATAAATTTGGCGTTATTATTAAACTAACTCCCAGTGTTTCCCTTGGGTTCAGTTCTAAAAAAGGAGGAGCGATTCATGAAATATAGAAGTGTGTTCGATATAATTGGTCCTGTTATGATTGGTCCCTCTAGTTCCCATACAGCAGGGGCTGCAAGAATCGGTAGGGTTGCCAGGCATTTATTCGACCGGGAACCTAAATGGGCCCATATTTCTTTTTACGGATCGTTTGCTAAAACCTATAAAGGCCATGGAACGGATGTAGCCATTGTAGGAGGCTTACTTGATTTTGATACATTTGATGAGAGAATCAAAGAATCGCTGGAAATAGCCCGGAAAAAGAAAATGAAAATCACTTTTCGTGAAGAAGAAGCCGTGCCGGAACACCCCAATACAGCAAAAATAACGGTGGGGGATGATGATGGCGAACTGGAACTTGTCGGTATATCGATTGGCGGGGGGAAAATTGAAATTGTCGAACTGAATGGGTTTAAATTGAGGCTATCCGGCCACAATCCTGCCATACTCGTCGTTCATGATGATCGATTTGGTGCCATTGCCAATGTTTCAAACATTTTAGCCAAGCATCAAATCAATATTGGACAGATGGAAGTCTCCCGTAAAGAGAAAGGGAAGATGGCCTTGATGACCATTGAAGTGGATCATAACTTGGAGGATCAGGTCATCAACGAAATAACAGCGCTCCCCAATATCACTCAAGTAGCGAGGATTGTTGATTGATAGGGCAATCGTTTCCACTTAGGAAGGAGAAGGTATCATGTTTCGAAATGTAGCGGAATTAGTAGAATTGGCTGATTCAAAGCAGAAAAAAATATCTACACTGATGATAGAACAAGAAATAGAAGTAACGGGAAAAAGCCGTGAACAAATCATCCACCAGATGGGAGTCAATCTGGATGTAATGGAACAGGCAGTTGAAAAGGGACTCCAAGGTGTACGATCCGTTTCCGGGCTGACGGGCGGGGATGCAGTCCTTCTTCAGAATTACATTAAATCCGGAAATTCCTTATCCGGTGAGATGCTGTTGGATGCGGTCAGCAAAGCCGTGGCAACAAACGAAGTGAACGCAGCGATGGGAACGATTTGTGCGACGCCCACTGCCGGATCTGCGGGTGTTGTGCCTGGAACCCTGTTTGCTTTGCAAAATAAATTAAAACCGAATCGGGAGCAGAAAATTGAGTTCCTATTTACAGCAGGGGCATTTGGTTTTATTGTAGCGAATAATGCTTCGATTTCTGGAGCCGCAGGGGGATGTCAGGCAGAGGTCGGTTCTGCTTCGGGCATGGCAGCGGCAGCAATTGTTGAAATGGCAGGAGGGACACCGGCACAAAGTGCAGAAGCAAT
Protein-coding sequences here:
- the pknB gene encoding Stk1 family PASTA domain-containing Ser/Thr kinase encodes the protein MLIGRRINGRYKLIEMVGGGGMANVYLARDMILDRDVALKILRMDFNNDEEFIKRFNREAQSATSLAHPNIVSIYDVGEEESIYYIVMEYVDGFTLKQYIQKYYPIPVDKALDIMKQITAAISHAHHNGIIHRDIKPQNILIDKEGTVKITDFGIALALSATNITQTNAVLGSVHYLSPEQARGGMANKKSDIYSLGIVMFELLTGRLPFSGESAVSIALKHLQSETPSPKRWNSEIPQSVENIILKATAKDSYYRYESVDSMEDDIRTSLNPERSNELPFAIPEDHDATKAIPVITDDQLSSIDETIIRGPEKNTLVYADDGESGSEAESKSKKQKKQKKQKKQKTKSEQKDKKRKKMPAILVTTFLVLALLAVLSVTVLPSLFGSKEVTIPDLKGKELDDAITELLKLDLVIGDTIGIEDEEVDADLVIKTNPKAGKTVKAGAEVNIYQSIGKETISLSSYEGRDYSDVKSLLDKMGFKNIIVTEKYDDSAPGTIIEQRPSGATDIVPSETELELTVSKGEDLLSLKNLTGFNETGLNDYSSDSGIKVDVEKEVYDDSVAEGLVISQSPEPGTKVERGGTVKVVLSKGKEEIPPKKVTEEIKIEYDPVEPGKAQKIQIFIEDINNSMTEPKETFFIVENAKRTIELTVSPDKKAGYKVMRDNQVIIDQAVSYPE
- the rsgA gene encoding ribosome small subunit-dependent GTPase A, giving the protein MPEGKIIKALSGFYYVLDGEEVYQCRGRGVFRKNKVTPLVGDYVVFQAENKTDGTVTEIKPRKNELIRPQISNVDQAILVFSAVEPEFSPALLDRFLVLIEDNEIEPIIVVTKLDLVTSENQQKLSQYIKDYQKLGYTVLETSSVTAGGIEGLVPYLEGKTSVFAGQSGVGKSSLLNAINPELALKTDDISSHLGRGKHTTRHVELIHIGSGLVADTPGFSSLEFMEMEAERLSYCFPEMHKHGEDCKFRACLHDKEPKCAVKGAVDSGEIPLYRYEHYMQFLEEIRDRKPRY
- the rpe gene encoding ribulose-phosphate 3-epimerase; the encoded protein is MVKIAPSILSANFAKLGEEILDVERGGADLIHIDVMDGHFVPNITIGPLIVDAIRPVTKLPLDVHLMIAQPDRYIEAFAKAGADYITVHLEACTHLHRTIQLIKSFGVKAGVVLNPATPASLIQPIIEDIDMVLLMTVNPGFGGQKFITSVLPKIAEVKAMAEMYNQNLEIEIDGGVNEETAKLCIEQGATVLVAGSAIYNQEDRHAAIQKIRGK
- a CDS encoding thiamine diphosphokinase, producing the protein MIISIMAGGPECFWPDLTWYKEMTDLWVGVDRGVWALLEKGIEPKYGFGDFDSVSEDEYKKIEQTLEQINLYSSEKDETDLEIAFKWALGQKPSEIHILGGTGGRMDHFLGNIQLLQKESVLPFHEDIDIYIVDQQNIFTVKTAGSYEVAALKDKKYMSLLPVTAEVSGITLSGFKYPLSDASLEMGSTLCISNELISESGNVSFEKGILMVIRSSD
- the spoVM gene encoding stage V sporulation protein SpoVM; the protein is MKFYTIKLPKVLGSLVRAMLGAFKKG
- the rpmB gene encoding 50S ribosomal protein L28, whose protein sequence is MARKCVITGRRTRSGNSRSHAMNASKRTWGANLQKVRILVDGKPKRVYVSARALKSGKVERV
- a CDS encoding Asp23/Gls24 family envelope stress response protein encodes the protein MSIELQTKYGQIDISNDVIATVAGGAAVDCYGIIGMASKKQFKDGIAEILRKENFTKGVIVRQEEEEVHIDMFIIVSYGTKISEVAHNVQSKVKYTLNKTVGLAVDSVNIFVQGVRVTNP
- a CDS encoding DAK2 domain-containing protein; the encoded protein is MSITSLNGKRFAEMIIQGSNHLAANAQMVDALNVFPVPDGDTGTNMNLSMTSGAKEVQNNVQEHIGKVGTSLSRGLLMGARGNSGVILSQLFRGFAKAIEHKSEINSEEFAQAFEAGVQTAYKAVMKPVEGTILTVAKDAAKQAVSSAANHQDLIQVMEEIVTEANASLKRTPDLLPVLKEVGVVDSGGQGLVFVYEGFLAVLKGEALPVRSANGPSMDDMINAEHHMNVQGHMNTEDILYGYCTEFMVRLESEKLANKSFDEEKFRNDLSEYGDSLLVISDDEVVKVHIHSEQPGTCLNYGQQYGSLIKLKIDNMREQHTAIVGESNTSLQTKPSTKEKYGVVSVAMGAGISELFKSIGAKSVIEGGQTMNPSTEDIVKAVEEAYADHVIILPNNKNIIMAANQAADVLGDHVTVIPTKTVPQGMAALLAFNPSLDAEENKKAMIEALSHVKTGQITYAVRDTSIDGLAIETGDFMGIAEGTIKVKDKDMTQAAKDLLSDMIDEESEILTILYGEDATAEDVEGLVAFCNENFEDVEVEVHNGKQPLYSFIFSIE
- the sdaAB gene encoding L-serine ammonia-lyase, iron-sulfur-dependent subunit beta produces the protein MKYRSVFDIIGPVMIGPSSSHTAGAARIGRVARHLFDREPKWAHISFYGSFAKTYKGHGTDVAIVGGLLDFDTFDERIKESLEIARKKKMKITFREEEAVPEHPNTAKITVGDDDGELELVGISIGGGKIEIVELNGFKLRLSGHNPAILVVHDDRFGAIANVSNILAKHQINIGQMEVSRKEKGKMALMTIEVDHNLEDQVINEITALPNITQVARIVD
- the sdaAA gene encoding L-serine ammonia-lyase, iron-sulfur-dependent, subunit alpha is translated as MFRNVAELVELADSKQKKISTLMIEQEIEVTGKSREQIIHQMGVNLDVMEQAVEKGLQGVRSVSGLTGGDAVLLQNYIKSGNSLSGEMLLDAVSKAVATNEVNAAMGTICATPTAGSAGVVPGTLFALQNKLKPNREQKIEFLFTAGAFGFIVANNASISGAAGGCQAEVGSASGMAAAAIVEMAGGTPAQSAEAMAITLKNMLGLVCDPVAGLVEVPCVKRNAMGAANAMVAADMALAGITSRIPCDEVIDAMYKIGQTMPSALRETAQGGLAATPTGRELEAKIFGLPLNKK